Proteins encoded in a region of the Phycisphaerae bacterium genome:
- a CDS encoding ATP-grasp domain-containing protein, with translation MDDILILHNTFGPPDDPLYESRASVMDQVVMVEQSCRKLGIKYTVLGVENLMHLISILKDRKEKIIFNLVEEFLESLEQASFVPVICQAFGKSCTGNSTPANILAQNKCQTKSVLAGCGIACPQGTVVLPGMKFEADSLKQGAYIIKPAFCDGSEGITADSVVQLPAETEKTQTLVEQLHGQFGHPVIVEQFIAARELNISMLERNGKADVLPIAEIDFAAFADGQPRVVDYSAKWKKDSFVYNNTPRKIPADLSDDLYVRIEKLSIAAWDAIGCRDYARVEFRLDEDDEPYILEVNPNPDISADAGFAAALAAAGIPYEQFILTLLDNANHRLKGFSYENKYSKSLPC, from the coding sequence ATGGATGACATACTGATTCTGCACAATACTTTCGGCCCACCGGACGACCCGCTGTACGAAAGCAGAGCGTCAGTGATGGACCAGGTCGTTATGGTCGAACAGTCCTGCCGGAAACTTGGAATAAAATATACCGTACTCGGCGTTGAAAATTTAATGCACCTGATAAGCATTCTTAAAGACCGAAAAGAAAAAATCATATTCAATCTCGTTGAGGAATTTCTCGAATCCCTTGAGCAGGCCAGTTTTGTGCCGGTAATTTGTCAGGCCTTCGGCAAAAGCTGTACGGGCAACAGCACACCCGCAAACATATTGGCACAGAATAAATGCCAGACGAAATCCGTGCTTGCCGGATGCGGAATCGCCTGCCCGCAGGGAACTGTTGTTTTGCCGGGAATGAAATTCGAAGCGGATTCACTGAAACAGGGAGCATATATTATCAAGCCGGCGTTTTGCGACGGCAGCGAAGGCATTACCGCCGATTCCGTCGTCCAATTGCCCGCTGAAACGGAAAAAACCCAAACTCTTGTCGAACAATTGCACGGCCAGTTCGGCCATCCCGTTATCGTGGAACAATTTATCGCGGCAAGGGAACTGAATATTTCTATGCTTGAGAGAAACGGCAAGGCCGATGTCCTGCCGATAGCGGAGATTGACTTCGCGGCGTTTGCAGACGGACAGCCGCGAGTTGTCGATTACAGCGCAAAATGGAAAAAGGATTCATTCGTTTATAATAATACACCCCGAAAAATTCCCGCGGATTTAAGCGATGACTTGTACGTCCGGATTGAAAAGCTGTCTATCGCCGCATGGGACGCAATAGGCTGCCGTGATTACGCCCGCGTGGAATTTCGTCTCGATGAAGATGACGAACCTTATATTCTCGAAGTGAACCCGAACCCGGATATTTCGGCCGATGCGGGCTTTGCCGCGGCATTGGCGGCCGCCGGCATCCCGT